One window from the genome of Glycine soja cultivar W05 chromosome 12, ASM419377v2, whole genome shotgun sequence encodes:
- the LOC114378674 gene encoding GTP-binding protein At2g22870-like, producing MVLFHLPRFPLYLVALSPSLTLRAYSKTTFLRPPKSTLTASKSVTVNPSPTELSPEKLFVPPETTVSLESSRVLNGFNILLSNYANDAQVLQAEFVKSSVKIEDCPFDGLPEFAIVGRSNVGKSLLLNSLVCRKKLALISKKPG from the coding sequence ATGGTCCTTTTTCACCTCCCAAGGTTCCCTCTCTACCTCGTTGCCTTATCTCCCTCCCTCACTCTCCGAGCCTACTCCAAAACCACCTTCTTACGGCCACCCAAATCCACTCTCACCGCCTCAAAATCCGTAACTGTTAACCCTTCCCCAACAGAGCTATCCCCTGAGAAGCTCTTCGTTCCGCCGGAGACCACCGTGTCCCTCGAAAGTTCCAGAGTCTTGAACGGTTTCAACATTCTGTTGAGTAACTACGCCAATGATGCTCAGGTATTGCAAGCCGAGTTTGTGAAAAGCAGTGTGAAGATCGAGGATTGTCCCTTCGATGGACTTCCTGAGTTCGCTATCGTTGGCCGCTCCAACGTCGGAAAATCCTTGCTCCTCAACTCCCTCGTGTGCCGCAAGAAGCTCGCCTTAATTTCGAAGAAACCTGGTTAG